The following are from one region of the Natronosporangium hydrolyticum genome:
- a CDS encoding type II CAAX prenyl endopeptidase Rce1 family protein: MSMIDRRATTRTALARAVAAAFVMGVALAVASFVAAVLGTSAASTEPFVGRLVTATAVCAVVVAVILLLRRRWDRADLRGIGLTGPRSDTRGFLLGLGMVSASGAVVLGVLSLVGGVRWEGFDLTRFAVFLATNAVIALLLEAIPEEVAIRGYALTALRARYRRPVATALAIVTFLLVPPIALATESLLKLLAGAGDVSLQVAPSGEDPIVYYVMIAAFGTMLCYAREATVTATVWTCIGAHLAFLTINRIVLTSGTGVEVELPEVALLVFFVVYLSAAVIGFNWLRARADRRGGGLPNR, encoded by the coding sequence ATGAGCATGATCGACCGGCGGGCCACGACCCGTACGGCGCTGGCGCGGGCGGTCGCCGCCGCGTTCGTGATGGGCGTTGCCCTCGCCGTCGCCAGTTTCGTCGCGGCGGTGTTGGGGACCTCGGCCGCGTCGACCGAACCGTTCGTCGGCCGACTGGTCACGGCGACCGCCGTCTGCGCCGTCGTGGTCGCGGTGATCCTGCTGCTGCGCCGCCGCTGGGATCGGGCCGACCTGCGGGGGATTGGCCTGACCGGCCCGCGATCGGACACCCGCGGGTTCCTGCTGGGGCTCGGCATGGTCTCGGCCTCCGGGGCGGTCGTGCTCGGCGTGCTCTCACTGGTCGGCGGTGTCCGGTGGGAGGGTTTCGACCTCACCCGGTTCGCGGTCTTCCTCGCCACGAATGCGGTGATCGCGCTGCTGCTGGAGGCGATTCCGGAAGAGGTCGCGATCCGCGGCTACGCGCTGACCGCGCTGCGGGCCCGGTATCGGCGGCCGGTGGCCACGGCGTTGGCGATCGTGACGTTCCTGCTCGTGCCACCGATCGCGCTGGCCACCGAGTCGCTGCTCAAACTGTTGGCCGGCGCCGGAGACGTGAGCCTGCAGGTGGCTCCGTCGGGCGAGGACCCGATCGTCTACTACGTGATGATCGCGGCCTTCGGGACGATGCTCTGCTACGCCCGTGAGGCGACGGTGACCGCGACAGTGTGGACCTGCATCGGCGCCCACCTGGCATTTCTCACGATCAACCGGATCGTCCTGACCTCCGGCACCGGCGTCGAAGTGGAGCTCCCAGAGGTCGCCCTGCTGGTCTTCTTCGTGGTCTACCTCTCAGCCGCGGTGATCGGCTTCAATTGGCTCCGGGCCCGTGCCGACCGGCGGGGCGGCGGGTTGCCGAACCGGTGA
- a CDS encoding glycerol-3-phosphate dehydrogenase/oxidase, with translation MVSTRLDPQYRTAALTTLGDGEVDVLVVGGGVVGAGAALDAASRGLSVTLVEARDWAAGTSSRSSKLIHGGLRYLEQRDFGLVREALRERSLLLTKLAPHLVRPVPFLYPLRHRGWERAYVGAGVLLYDTLGGARAVPRHRHFSRRQALQLAPALRPDALTGAVGYFDAQVDDARHTMMLARTAARHGATVLTRTEVTALRYDGPRVVGAQVRDLTSGHDYEVRARRVVGAAGVWTGDLHRLAGVPGPFEVRTSKGVHLLVPRDRIELSTGLIMRTERSVLFVIPWHRHWIVGTTDTPWAGQLAEPTVTQSDVDYLLDHVNAVLRTPLTEADIDGAYAGLRPLLAGDTDETTQLSREHAVAEPAPGLFVVAGGKYTTYRVMAADVVGAAVAGLGRAVPPSLTDRLPLVGAVGYEELWRDRRRFARETGLPVPTVARLLRRYGSAITDLVELVRADPTLGEPIPGAEGYLRVEAVYAVTHEGALDLTDVLARRLRAAVETGDGGHAAAEPVSELIAPVLGWDAQTRRTEVARYQEAANSSVSPLPA, from the coding sequence ATGGTGTCGACACGACTGGATCCGCAGTACCGCACCGCCGCGCTCACCACCCTCGGCGACGGTGAGGTGGACGTACTGGTGGTCGGTGGTGGGGTGGTCGGGGCCGGAGCGGCCCTGGACGCCGCTTCCCGCGGACTGTCGGTGACGCTGGTCGAGGCCCGGGACTGGGCGGCCGGGACCTCGAGCCGGTCCAGCAAGCTCATCCACGGCGGGCTGCGTTACCTGGAGCAACGAGACTTCGGGCTGGTGCGCGAAGCGCTCCGGGAACGCAGCCTGCTGTTGACGAAGCTGGCTCCGCACCTGGTAAGGCCGGTGCCGTTCCTGTACCCACTGCGGCACCGGGGCTGGGAACGCGCCTATGTGGGCGCCGGGGTGCTGCTCTACGACACGCTCGGCGGGGCGCGAGCGGTGCCGAGACATCGGCACTTCTCCCGCCGGCAGGCGCTGCAGCTCGCCCCGGCGCTGCGGCCGGACGCGCTCACCGGCGCGGTCGGCTACTTCGATGCCCAGGTCGACGACGCCCGGCACACCATGATGCTGGCCCGCACCGCCGCCCGGCACGGGGCCACGGTGCTGACCCGTACCGAGGTGACGGCGCTGCGCTACGACGGCCCACGGGTGGTCGGTGCCCAGGTAAGAGACCTGACCTCCGGTCACGACTACGAGGTCCGGGCTCGCCGGGTGGTCGGCGCCGCCGGGGTGTGGACCGGTGACCTGCACCGGCTCGCCGGAGTGCCCGGCCCATTCGAGGTCCGCACCTCGAAGGGAGTCCACCTGCTGGTGCCACGGGACCGGATCGAGCTCTCCACCGGCCTGATCATGCGGACCGAGCGGAGTGTCCTGTTCGTCATCCCGTGGCACCGGCACTGGATCGTCGGCACCACCGACACCCCGTGGGCGGGGCAGCTGGCCGAGCCGACGGTTACGCAGTCCGATGTCGACTACTTGCTCGACCACGTCAACGCGGTATTGCGGACCCCGCTGACCGAGGCCGACATCGACGGCGCCTACGCCGGCCTCCGGCCGCTGCTCGCCGGCGACACCGACGAGACCACGCAGCTGTCCCGGGAGCACGCGGTGGCCGAACCGGCCCCGGGCCTGTTCGTGGTGGCGGGCGGCAAGTACACCACGTACCGGGTGATGGCCGCCGATGTGGTCGGCGCGGCGGTGGCGGGCCTGGGTCGGGCGGTGCCGCCGTCGCTCACCGACCGGCTACCGCTGGTCGGGGCGGTCGGATACGAAGAGCTGTGGCGGGACCGGCGGCGCTTCGCCCGGGAGACCGGGCTGCCGGTGCCGACCGTGGCCCGGCTGCTGCGCCGGTACGGGTCGGCCATCACCGACCTGGTCGAGCTGGTGCGGGCGGACCCGACGCTCGGCGAACCGATCCCCGGGGCGGAGGGGTACCTACGGGTGGAGGCGGTCTACGCGGTGACTCACGAGGGGGCGCTGGACCTGACCGATGTGCTGGCCCGCCGGCTGCGGGCCGCGGTGGAGACCGGGGATGGGGGGCACGCGGCGGCGGAGCCGGTGTCGGAGCTCATCGCCCCGGTGCTGGGCTGGGACGCGCAGACCCGGCGTACGGAGGTAGCGCGTTATCAGGAAGCAGCCAACTCGTCGGTTTCGCCGCTTCCGGCGTGA
- the glpK gene encoding glycerol kinase GlpK encodes MQYILAIDQGTTSTRAIVFDHAGTIVSVGQREHQQIFPRAGWVEHDPMEISANTRDVVGEALARADLNLGDIAAVGITNQRETAVVWDRTTGKPVYNAIVWQDTRTQSIVDDLGALGGGAERYQARTGLPLATYFSGPKVKWILDNVEGARAKAEQGELLFGNTDTWTLWNLTGGVNGGVHITDVTNASRTLLMDLDTLDWDTDIAAEMGIPISMLPQIRSSSERYGNGGPGGVLKGVPIAGILGDQQAATFGQVCYEVGTAKNTYGTGNFMLLNTGEEKVPSRNGLLTTVCYQLGANKPVYALEGSIAITGALVQWLRDNLGMIGSAPEIEVLAADVDDNGGAYFVPAFSGLYAPYWRADARGALVGLTRYVNKGHLARAVLEATAFQTREVLDAMNADSGVALTELKVDGGMVGNELLMQFQADILDVPVIRPKVAETTALGAAYAAGLAVGYWQGLDELRANWSEDKRWTPGLAAAERERIYRNWKKAVTRTFDWVDDDVN; translated from the coding sequence ATGCAGTACATCCTCGCCATCGATCAGGGCACCACCAGCACCCGCGCAATCGTCTTCGACCACGCCGGCACCATCGTGTCGGTCGGGCAACGGGAACACCAGCAGATCTTCCCCCGGGCCGGCTGGGTCGAGCACGACCCGATGGAGATCAGCGCCAACACCCGCGACGTTGTCGGCGAAGCCCTCGCCCGGGCCGACCTGAATCTGGGCGACATCGCCGCGGTCGGCATCACCAACCAGCGGGAGACCGCGGTGGTCTGGGATCGCACCACCGGCAAGCCGGTCTACAACGCGATCGTCTGGCAGGACACCCGTACCCAGTCCATCGTAGATGATCTGGGAGCGTTGGGCGGTGGCGCGGAGCGCTACCAGGCCCGCACCGGGCTGCCGCTGGCGACCTACTTCTCCGGCCCGAAGGTGAAGTGGATCCTCGACAATGTCGAGGGTGCCCGGGCCAAGGCCGAACAGGGCGAGCTGCTCTTCGGCAACACCGACACCTGGACCCTGTGGAACCTGACCGGCGGCGTCAACGGTGGGGTGCACATCACCGACGTCACCAACGCCTCCCGCACCCTGCTGATGGACCTGGACACCCTCGACTGGGACACCGACATCGCCGCCGAGATGGGCATCCCGATCTCGATGTTGCCGCAGATCCGTTCTTCCTCCGAACGGTACGGCAACGGCGGGCCGGGGGGCGTCCTGAAGGGAGTTCCGATCGCCGGCATCCTCGGCGACCAGCAGGCGGCCACCTTCGGTCAGGTCTGCTACGAGGTCGGCACCGCCAAGAACACCTACGGTACTGGCAACTTCATGCTGCTCAACACCGGCGAAGAGAAGGTCCCCAGCCGCAACGGGCTGCTCACCACGGTCTGCTACCAGCTCGGGGCGAACAAGCCCGTCTACGCACTGGAGGGGTCGATCGCGATCACCGGCGCGCTGGTGCAGTGGCTACGGGACAACCTCGGCATGATCGGCTCCGCCCCGGAGATCGAGGTGCTCGCAGCCGATGTCGACGACAACGGCGGTGCCTACTTCGTACCCGCCTTCTCCGGCCTGTACGCGCCGTACTGGCGAGCCGACGCCCGCGGCGCGCTGGTAGGCCTGACCCGGTATGTCAACAAGGGACACCTGGCCCGGGCGGTGCTGGAAGCGACCGCGTTCCAGACCCGGGAAGTGTTGGACGCGATGAACGCCGACTCAGGGGTGGCGCTGACCGAACTCAAAGTAGACGGTGGGATGGTCGGCAACGAGCTGCTGATGCAGTTCCAGGCGGACATCCTCGACGTGCCGGTGATCCGGCCGAAGGTCGCCGAGACGACCGCGCTCGGGGCCGCTTACGCCGCCGGGCTGGCGGTCGGTTACTGGCAGGGCCTGGATGAGCTACGGGCCAACTGGTCCGAGGACAAGCGGTGGACGCCCGGGCTGGCCGCCGCCGAACGGGAGCGTATCTACCGCAACTGGAAGAAGGCCGTGACCCGGACCTTCGACTGGGTCGACGACGACGTCAACTGA